The following are from one region of the Onthophagus taurus isolate NC unplaced genomic scaffold, IU_Otau_3.0 ScKx7SY_15, whole genome shotgun sequence genome:
- the LOC111422355 gene encoding uncharacterized protein: MYNFCDYNNTKEAIIVRALIDQGSKVSFISESLAQRLRLPRKAVSVPISGVGSQRTSISNGSVTLSLFSRINNNVTFTEEALILPKLTSYLPQRQSLKLEFNLDSLILADPEFNSPNKIELILGCSIDHEFLELMQRFWRQETDITDAPRLSTEEQDCENHFKETYSRLQNGQFMVRLPFSRSPRELGESYIPALRMYNRLEQRFAKNPTFELDYSNFMSEYLQRDHMRLASPMLIDSSYYLPHHGVARESSSTTKLRVVFNGSQKTSTGILLNDCLHTGPKLQIELIDVLVRWRRHSVVFACDLEKMYRQIRLHTDDSYQLSTVTYGLACAPYLAIRLHQLADEHDQSQPLGGDDVEEAQEIIFQLNRLLTAGGFTVRKWMSNDSETLTHIPLKLISQSLTCNVEEGTSSRALGLLWNNREDVFIFECHSNCESAERITKHS, translated from the exons ATGTATAACTTTTGTGACTATAATAACACAAA AGAAGCTATAATAGTAAGAGCATTAATAGATCAAGGCTCAAAAGTCTCATTCATTTCGGAATCGTTAGCTCAAAGATTACGTTTGCCAAGAAAAGCAGTTTCAGTACCAATTTCAGGAGTGGGATCTCAAAGAACAAGTATTTCTAATGGATCTGTTACATTGAGCCTGTTCTCgagaataaataataatgtaactTTTACTGAGGAAGCTTTGATATTGCCTAAATTGACCTCTTACCTACCACAAAGACAAtcgttaaaattagaatttaatcTAGATTCATTAATTCTTGCCGATCCTGAATTCAACTCGccaaataaaatcgaattgATTTTGGGG TGCTCCATAGACCATGAATTTCTAGAATTAATGCAACGGTTTTGGAGACAAGAAACTGACATTACCGATGCACCGCGTCTCTCAACCGAAGAACAAGACTGTgagaatcattttaaagaaacttattCTCGTCTTCAAAATGGACAATTTATGGTACGTCTCCCATTCAGTCGATCTCCTAGAGAATTAGGAGAATCTTATATACCTGCTCTTCGAATGTATAATCGATTAGAACAACGTTTCGCAAAAAACCCAACATTTGAATTAGACTATTCGAATTTTATGTCAGAGTACTTGCAACGTGATCACATGAGATTAGCTTCACCAATGTTAATAGATTCGTCTTATTATCTCCCTCATCATGGTGTTGCTCGCGAAAGCAGCTCAACAACTAAATTACGAGTCGTCTTCAATGGGTCTCAAAAAACATCAACAGGGATTTTGTTAAATGACTGCTTACACACGGGTCCGAAATTGCAAATTGAGCTTATTGATGTTCTTGTTCGTTGGCGGCGTCATTCAGTAGTCTTCGCTTGCGATCTTGAAAAAATGTACCGACAAATTAGATTGCATACCGACGATT CTTATCAATTATCAACCGTCACTTACGGTTTAGCGTGCGCTCCGTATTTGGCGATTCGTTTGCATCAGCTGGCTGACGAGCATGATCAAAGTCAACCGTTAG GAGGTGACGATGTCGAAGAAGCTCAAGAGATTATTTTTCAACTAAATCGATTATTAACGGCGGGCGGCTTTACAGTTAGAAAATGGATGTCGAATGATTCGGAGACCCTTACACACATACCATTGAAGTTAATTTCACAATCATTAACTTGTAATGTAGAAGAAGGCACATCAAGTCGTGCTCTTGGATTATTGTGGAATAATCGCGAAGACGTTTTCATTTTCGAATGTCACTCGAATTGCGAATCTGCGGAGCGAATAACAAAACACTCTTAA
- the LOC111422357 gene encoding uncharacterized protein — MGQLPTPRVTPARPFLHSGVDYAGPFQLLPKHLDIATDYTTEGFLAAYKRFAGRRGIAKCVYSDCGSNFVGADRELRSLFSNASKEWKVVAQSLSNDGTDWKFNPPSAPHFGGKWEANIRSVKTHFKKMIGSSTLTYEEFSTLLIQIEAILNSRPLCSLHDDPDNFEALTPAHFLVGGALAIIPEPSLLDLKTPRLSRWQHIQQMVNQF, encoded by the exons ATGGGTCAGCTCCCTACTCCCCGAGTCACTCCAGCAAGACCATTCTTACATTCAGGAGTGGACTACGCTGGACCATTCCAACTCC TACCTAAGCATTTAGATATTGCTACTGATTACACCACCGAAGGCTTTTTAGCAGCTTATAAGCGATTCGCCGGAAGACGAGGGATTGCCAAATGCGTATATAGTGATTGTGGTAGTAACTTTGTTGGTGCTGACCGGGAACTTCGTTCATTGTTTTCAAATGCGTCAAAGGAATGGAAGGTTGTAGCCCAAAGTTTGTCAAATGACGGAACCGATTGGAAATTCAACCCTCCGTCAGCACCTCATTTCGGCGGCAAATGGGAAGCGAACATACGAAGCGTCAAAActcatttcaaaaaaatgatcGGAAGCTCGACGCTTACTTACGAAGAATTTTCAACTCTATTAATTCAAATAGAGGCTATATTAAACTCACGGCCGCTTTGCTCTCTTCATGATGACCCCGACAATTTCGAAGCATTGACTCCGGCCCATTTCCTGGTTGGAGGCGCGTTAGCTATCATCCCCGAACCGTCACTGTTGGATTTAAAAACGCCTCGTTTATCTCGCTGGCAGCACATCCAGCAAATGGTGAATCAATTCTGA
- the LOC139432328 gene encoding ankyrin-3-like: MSENGDSSFVDSTIADLFDNDPHLSSITESSLYRAIRDDVVDEIKNYFNGDYRKIILENTFGDVTCVHLAARYGSLNSLKYLLSLSKSIVNIRSRFGETPLMYSLRYKASFEIMICLIQHNCDVTIIDNNGNSALHLITNDTKKFAQLLIENGVNVNIKNKAGITPLHKAGNVQSNLETVRLLIEKGAFINEVDNYGQTPLHIASYNNNIELAELLIKMGAQRDMRNIKGDTVLHVSTERKHIELCRLLVEHNFHVEGKNNKGETALHIATKRADLEISKLLTDYRADVNAKTNENVTPLHNASNTTNKELVQFLIKSYAEVNAKDINKQTPLHIATEGTNIEISKLLMRNGALLNVKNNEGLTPLCIAIKKSVNEFCTEETILEFIRLLIDMGANVHDKNNKGETPLHIAAETTNFKIAKLLIMNMADINAKNNEGETPLHIAAMNRKNIELIQLLFKYDLHVNEKNNEGKTALHISVERKHLEIAQLLIENKANVKATSNEGVTPLHFAANSTDLGLAQLLIKNSANVNAKDNEGSTPLHYATEKGNLELSGLLIENKADINAKNYNAVTPLHLAASNRHIELGTLLIERGADVNAKSNDGLTPLYFATISKNVELAKLLIEKKANHIVDNKGKTALHIAAETASNEVGQLLVEYGDVNIRCNEGSTPLHFVAISGNIQLGRLLLKNAANVDVKNNKGETPLYFAAVRNSLEMSQLLIEYGANVNAQSNEGETPLHHATKRINIELVQLLIKRKAIIDVKDINHKTSLHIAAEIGNVKIGQLLIENGADVHAKTNKGRTPLHFATNSNNIDIGRLLIENGADVNDEDYEGTSPLHDSVNNTAMIQLLIEKNANCNIKNHKGKTPLHIAVEKASREIIEEVPFFNFTANNNVLVESARLLIENGAIVNAKSNGGLTPLHIATKGANDDMIKMLIKEGANVDDQNNMGETALHLAVRIINNEGVGRLLIENSSDVNVRNNKGLTPLDIASYCGNYEVMYLLQQNGAYRTPEDEKIGPSFVDCSFPLRT, translated from the exons ATGAGTGAAAACGGTGATAGTAGCTTCGTAGACAGCACAatt GCAGATTTATTTGATAATGACCCGCACCTATCTTCGATAACAGAATCATCTTTATACCGAGCTATTCGTGATGATGTCGTTGATGAGATCAAAAATTACTTCAATGGGGATTATCGCAAAATAATTTTGGAAAATACTTTTGGTGATGTGACTTGCGTACATTTAGCTGCTCGCTATGGAAG tttaaattcgttaaaatatttattatctcTAAGCAAATCTATAGTTAACATTCGAAGTCGATTTGGAGAAACTCCATTAATGTACTCTCTCAGGTACAAAGCTTCCTTCGAAATAATGATTTGTTTAATCCAACATAATTGTGACGTAACAATTATCGATAACAATGGTAATTCTGCCTTGCATTTGATTACAAATGATACCAAAAAGTTCGCTCAATTGTTGATTGAAAATGGTGttaatgtaaatattaaaaataaggcGGGAATAACACCCTTACATAAAGCAGGTAACGTACAATCTAATCTTGAAACCGTTAGATTGCTAATCGAAAAGGGCGCCTTTATTAACGAAGTGGACAATTATGGGCAAACTCCCCTACACATTGccagttataataataatattgaattgGCCGAGTTACTAATCAAAATGGGAGCTCAAAGGGACATGAGAAATATTAAGGGAGATACAGTTTTGCACGTATCCACTGAAAGGAAACACATTGAATTATGTCGATTACTAGTAGAGCACAATTTTCATGTTGAgggtaaaaataataagggaGAAACGGCTTTACATATTGCTACAAAAAGGGCAGATCTAGAAATCAGCAAATTATTAACCGACTATCGAGCGGATGTAAACGCCAAGActaatgaaaatgtaacaccTTTACATAATGCCAGCAACACTACGAATAAAGAATtggttcaatttttaataaaatcttatgCGGAAGTAAATGCTAAggatattaataaacaaacgcCCTTACACATTGCTACCGAAGGAACAAACATAGAAATCAGTAAATTACTAATGCGAAATGGCGCTCTTCTTAACGTTAAGAATAATGAAGGTTTAACACCTTTATGCATTGCCATTAAGAAGAGTGTAAACGAGTTTTGCACCGAAGAAACGATTCTAGAATTTATCCGGTTGTTAATTGATATGGGAGCGAATGTtcatgataaaaataataaaggagaAACTCCTTTACATATTGCTGCcgaaacaacaaattttaagatcgcaaaacttttaattatgaACATGGCCGATATTAATGCTAAAAATAATGAGGGTGAAACACCTTTACACATTGCTGCTATGAACAGGAAAAACATTGAGTTAATCCAATTGCTATTCAAATATGATTTACATgttaacgaaaaaaataacgaaggAAAAACAGCTTTACATATTTCTGTCGAAAGAAAACACCTTGAAATCGCTCaacttttaattgaaaataaagcaAATGTTAAAGCTACGAGCAATGAGGGAGTAACGCCTTTACACTTTGCCGCTAACAGCACAGATCTTGGTTTGGctcaattattaatcaaaaattcgGCAAATGTTAACGCTAAAGACAATGAAGGAAGCACTCCCTTACATTATGCTACTGAAAAAGGAAATCTCGAATTAAGTGGGTTACTAATCGAAAATAAGGCGGATATTAACGCCAAAAATTATAACGCAGTAACACCTTTACATTTAGCCGCAAGTAATAGACATATTGAATTAGGTACATTGCTAATCGAGAGAGGGGCGGATGTTAATGCTAAAAGTAATGATGGATTAACACCTTTATATTTTGCTACTATTAGTAAAAACGTTGAATTGGCTAAATTACTAATCGAAAAAAAAGCGAATCATATAGTTGATAACAAAGGAAAAACGGCTCTGCACATTGCCGCAGAAACAGCAAGTAACGAAGTGGGTCAACTGCTAGTCGAATACGGAGATGTTAACATTAGGTGTAATGAAGGTTCAACGCCGTTACACTTTGTTGCTATCAGTGGAAACATTCAGCTAGGTCGATTATTACTCAAAAATGCCGCTAATGTTgacgttaaaaataataagggaGAAACGCCATTATATTTTGCAGCTGTAAGAAACAGTTTAGAAATGAGTCAGTTGCTAATTGAATATGGGGCGAATGTTAATGCTCAGTCGAATGAGGGTGAAACGCCTTTACACCATGCCACTAAAAGAATAAACATTGAACTTGtacaattgttaattaaaagaaaggCGATTATTGACGTCAAGGATATTAACCATAAGACGTCATTACACATTGCCGCTGAAATTGGAAACGTTAAAATCGGTCAATTGTTAATCGAAAATGGAGCGGATGTTCATGCTAAAACTAATAAAGGCAGAACACCTTTACATTTTGCCACTAATAGTAACAACATTGATATTGGGCGATTGTTAATCGAAAATGGTGCGGATGTTAACGATGAGGATTACGAGGGTACATCGCCTTTACACGACTCCGTTAATAATACTGCAATGATTCAATTGCTAATCGAAAAAAATGCGaattgtaatattaaaaatcataaaggAAAAACTCCCTTACATATAGCTGTTGAAAAAGCAAGTCGTGAAATCATCGAAGAGGTACCTTTTTTTAACTTCACCGCTAATAATAACGTATTAGTTGAGTCGGCtcgattattaattgaaaatggGGCAATTGTCAACGCTAAGAGTAATGGGGGTTTAACACCCTTACACATTGCTACCAAAGGTGCCAATGATGACatgattaaaatgttaatcaaaGAAGGAGCGAATGTTGATGATCAAAACAATATGGGAGAAACGGCATTACACCTTGCTGTTAGAATCATAAACAATGAAGGAGTCGGTCGATTACTTATCGAAAATTCGTCCGATGTTAATGTTAGGAATAATAAGGGATTAACACCTTTAGACATTGCTAGTTACTGTGGAAATTATGAAGTAATGTATTTGCTTCAGCAAAACGGAGCGTATCGTACTCCAGAAGACGAGAAAATAGGTCCAAGTTTTGTTGATTGTTCTTTCCCTTTGCGGACTTAA